A window of the Sphaerobacter thermophilus DSM 20745 genome harbors these coding sequences:
- a CDS encoding YIP1 family protein — protein MRVEQSTRRLAVDLLPAALVRLLFRPRAFFVDEPARGSLLGPLVTGLACIETATLLGEVLRMAGVRGVLIPWPFHQTVMVSGVEPSLVSQTPEGLLMSVLVAPLAGALLLALVAGAGHYMVRTVAPAGTAGFGATFRVVCYSAVAALGAWVPYIGALCLVHAAAIGVAGVRVMHRLPARRAATAVVSPIALLVTVFGVMQVLAAVALLVFNYG, from the coding sequence ATGCGCGTTGAACAATCCACGCGCCGGCTGGCAGTGGACCTCCTGCCGGCGGCTTTGGTGCGCCTGTTGTTCCGACCGCGGGCGTTCTTCGTCGATGAGCCTGCACGCGGCAGTCTGCTCGGGCCGCTGGTCACCGGTCTGGCCTGTATCGAGACGGCGACGCTCCTGGGTGAGGTGCTGCGCATGGCGGGGGTGCGGGGTGTGTTGATCCCCTGGCCCTTCCACCAGACGGTGATGGTGAGTGGGGTGGAGCCTTCGCTGGTTAGCCAGACGCCGGAGGGGCTGCTGATGTCCGTGCTGGTGGCCCCGCTGGCCGGGGCACTGCTCCTGGCCCTCGTGGCGGGAGCCGGGCACTACATGGTCCGCACCGTCGCGCCCGCGGGGACGGCCGGGTTCGGGGCGACCTTCCGCGTTGTCTGCTACTCGGCGGTGGCTGCGCTCGGTGCCTGGGTGCCCTACATCGGCGCGCTCTGCCTCGTCCACGCCGCGGCCATCGGTGTGGCCGGGGTGCGTGTGATGCACCGGCTCCCGGCCCGGCGTGCGGCGACCGCGGTTGTCTCCCCGATCGCGCTGCTCGTGACGGTGTTCGGGGTGATGCAGGTCTTGGCGGCGGTGGCGCTGCTCGTCTTCAACTACGGTTAG
- a CDS encoding cupin domain-containing protein, which produces MSTGEQREFAPAFYDLTEVRSFSPLPGFAMQAIQGKNLMLNWVRIEPNTEMPAHEHPHEQAGVMLEGTLELTIGEETRVLRPGMAYTIPGGVRHRARTFEDGCLVLDIFSPPREDYARMAEDA; this is translated from the coding sequence ATGAGCACGGGCGAGCAGCGCGAGTTTGCCCCGGCCTTCTACGACCTGACGGAGGTGCGGTCCTTCTCGCCGCTACCCGGGTTTGCCATGCAGGCGATCCAGGGCAAAAACCTGATGCTCAACTGGGTGCGGATCGAGCCGAACACGGAGATGCCGGCGCACGAGCACCCGCACGAGCAGGCCGGGGTGATGCTGGAGGGGACGCTGGAGCTCACCATCGGCGAGGAGACGCGGGTGTTGCGACCGGGGATGGCTTACACCATCCCGGGCGGGGTGCGGCACCGGGCGCGCACCTTCGAGGACGGGTGCCTGGTGCTGGACATCTTCAGCCCGCCGCGCGAGGACTACGCCCGGATGGCGGAGGATGCGTGA
- a CDS encoding amidase, producing MAADDTLSFATVRDLARMLRSGETTPTALVEHFAERLDSVGRRYNAVVTIMLDRARREAAQAEAELKAGYDRGPLHGIPYGAKDLLATVGAPTTWGAAPLRDQVFNTDATVIRRLRDAGAVLLAKLSMVELAGGLGYNQPNASLTGPGITPWNPEAWSGGSSSGSGSAVAAGAIPFAIGSETWGSIVTPSNFCGITGLRPTYGRVSRAGAMALSWTLDKLGPMCRTADDCGLVLDAIAGPDPDDPTTLPEPYRYAPEQDRTEGFRLGVLRDGLDDAQPEVRANFEQSLAVLSEFATLEEVTLPDFPYAEVARIILNAESAAAFEDLIESGAVAGLTAPEDRWGAYARTVIPAVDYLRALRVRRHIGVALDRLLARYDGVVCLTNAVVAAPLDMPLDAYFGKVRRLPVGAAGNVAGLPAISLPNGFGERGLPTAMQIVGRVGGENAILAVARAYQARTDWHTRRPKVG from the coding sequence GTGGCGGCTGACGATACCCTGAGCTTCGCAACGGTGCGCGATCTGGCTCGGATGCTGCGCAGCGGCGAGACGACGCCGACCGCGTTGGTTGAGCACTTCGCCGAACGCCTGGATTCCGTCGGGCGCCGCTACAACGCCGTGGTGACGATCATGCTCGACCGAGCGCGGCGCGAGGCGGCGCAGGCCGAGGCAGAGTTGAAAGCGGGCTACGATCGGGGGCCGCTCCACGGGATCCCCTATGGAGCCAAGGACCTGCTCGCGACCGTCGGCGCGCCGACCACCTGGGGCGCGGCGCCCCTGCGGGATCAGGTGTTCAACACCGATGCCACCGTGATCCGCCGCCTGCGGGACGCGGGGGCGGTCCTGCTGGCCAAGCTCAGCATGGTCGAACTCGCCGGGGGCCTGGGGTACAACCAGCCGAACGCCTCGCTGACCGGGCCGGGGATCACGCCCTGGAACCCGGAGGCGTGGAGCGGCGGCTCATCCAGTGGCTCCGGGTCAGCCGTGGCCGCCGGGGCGATCCCCTTCGCCATCGGCTCCGAGACGTGGGGCTCGATCGTCACCCCCTCAAACTTCTGTGGGATCACCGGCCTCCGCCCGACCTACGGCCGCGTCAGCCGGGCCGGGGCGATGGCCCTCTCCTGGACGTTGGACAAGCTCGGCCCGATGTGCCGCACGGCGGACGACTGCGGGCTCGTCCTGGACGCTATCGCCGGGCCCGACCCGGACGATCCGACCACGCTGCCGGAGCCGTACCGCTACGCGCCGGAGCAGGACCGCACCGAAGGCTTCCGCCTGGGCGTGCTGCGCGACGGGCTCGACGACGCACAGCCGGAGGTGCGCGCCAACTTCGAGCAGTCGCTGGCGGTGCTGAGCGAGTTCGCCACGCTCGAGGAGGTCACGCTGCCCGACTTCCCCTATGCCGAGGTGGCACGGATCATCCTGAACGCCGAGTCGGCGGCCGCCTTTGAGGACCTGATCGAGAGCGGTGCTGTGGCCGGGTTGACCGCGCCCGAGGACCGCTGGGGCGCCTACGCCCGCACCGTCATCCCGGCGGTCGACTACCTGCGGGCGCTCCGTGTCCGGCGGCACATCGGCGTCGCGCTCGACCGGCTGCTGGCGCGCTACGACGGCGTCGTGTGCCTCACCAACGCCGTGGTCGCTGCCCCGCTGGACATGCCGCTCGATGCGTACTTCGGCAAGGTCCGGCGGCTCCCCGTCGGCGCGGCCGGCAATGTCGCCGGGCTGCCGGCGATCAGCCTGCCCAACGGGTTCGGCGAGCGGGGGCTGCCGACGGCAATGCAGATCGTCGGCCGCGTCGGGGGCGAGAACGCCATCCTCGCCGTGGCCCGCGCCTACCAGGCGCGCACCGACTGGCACACCCGCCGGCCGAAAGTGGGGTGA
- a CDS encoding NAD-dependent epimerase/dehydratase family protein has translation MRILVIGGTRFIGPYVVRHLVENGHEVTVYHRGQTQAQLPPQVHHLYGDRYDLPTRRDEIARLAPDAAIDMFAFTEADARATVAGLTGIAGRLTVISSADVYAAFGRLIGIESGPPEPGLLTEESPLRQRIYPYRGDTPRAPDDPHRWRDDYDKILVERVVMSDPALPGTVLRLPIVYGPGDTQHRLFPYLKRMDDGRRVIVLDEIAARWRGARGYVENVAAAIALAATDPRAAGRVYNVAEPEPLSEADWVRAIGRAAGWDGEVVTVPPERLRGVSTIPGDLTHDLAMDTTRIRQELGYVEPIPQEEALRRTIAWERANPPAEYDPARFDYDAEDAALAAS, from the coding sequence ATGCGCATTCTGGTCATCGGTGGGACCCGCTTTATCGGACCGTACGTCGTCCGGCACCTGGTCGAAAACGGCCATGAGGTGACGGTGTACCACCGGGGGCAGACTCAGGCGCAGCTCCCTCCCCAGGTACACCACCTCTACGGCGATCGGTATGACCTCCCCACCCGCCGGGACGAGATTGCACGCCTGGCCCCCGACGCCGCGATCGACATGTTCGCCTTCACCGAGGCCGATGCCCGCGCCACAGTGGCCGGGCTGACCGGGATCGCCGGGCGCCTGACCGTCATCAGCAGCGCCGATGTGTACGCCGCGTTCGGCCGCCTCATCGGGATCGAGTCGGGGCCGCCCGAGCCAGGGCTGCTGACGGAGGAGTCGCCGCTGCGCCAGCGGATCTATCCCTACCGCGGCGACACGCCGCGCGCGCCGGATGACCCTCACCGCTGGCGGGACGACTACGACAAGATCCTGGTGGAGCGCGTGGTCATGAGCGACCCGGCCCTCCCCGGCACGGTGCTGCGCCTGCCGATCGTCTACGGCCCGGGTGATACCCAGCACCGTCTCTTCCCGTATCTCAAGCGGATGGACGACGGCCGGCGCGTCATCGTCCTGGACGAGATCGCCGCACGCTGGCGGGGCGCGCGCGGCTACGTGGAGAACGTCGCCGCGGCGATCGCGCTGGCGGCGACCGACCCCCGTGCCGCCGGGCGGGTCTACAACGTCGCCGAGCCGGAGCCGCTTAGCGAGGCGGACTGGGTGCGCGCCATCGGACGGGCCGCCGGCTGGGACGGGGAGGTTGTGACGGTCCCGCCCGAGCGGCTGCGCGGCGTGTCAACGATCCCCGGCGATCTGACTCACGACCTGGCGATGGACACCACGCGCATCCGCCAGGAACTCGGCTACGTTGAGCCGATCCCGCAGGAGGAGGCGTTGCGCCGCACGATCGCCTGGGAGCGGGCCAACCCGCCGGCCGAGTACGACCCGGCGCGCTTTGACTACGACGCGGAGGATGCAGCCCTCGCGGCGAGCTGA
- a CDS encoding YeiH family protein — MDKRRHGPIVGPAPVRQPRGTALSWGARHAPGLGLVLLLAVVSRGVAGALPDVIAEVTVGLLLGLALGNIVHLPAALQPGIRFAVGTLLRVGIVLLGARLSVQDVLTTGLDALVIVAAGMTTALLFTLGAGRLLRLPPRLCLLIGVGTAVCGNTAIIATAPTIEAKERDVSFAVATITLFGTLAVLLYPAIGHLAAFSDHAFGYWAGAAVNDTSQVIATGFAYSDAAGEVATVVKLTRNTLMGPLIVVIGAVYAHVVRGAVSGRRNRSGARRAMAVVPPFVLGFLGVALLNSLGLIPPQAEQAASEGAKLLVLAALTGVGLSTNLGQMRAVGLRPFYLGLAASTLLSLLTLVLIAVLVGL; from the coding sequence ATGGATAAGCGACGGCACGGGCCGATAGTTGGCCCCGCGCCCGTGCGGCAACCTCGCGGTACGGCCCTGAGTTGGGGCGCGCGGCATGCGCCCGGGCTCGGTCTCGTTCTCCTCCTGGCGGTCGTCAGCCGCGGTGTGGCCGGCGCCCTGCCGGATGTCATCGCCGAAGTCACCGTCGGACTCCTCCTCGGCCTCGCTCTGGGAAACATCGTGCACCTGCCCGCGGCACTGCAGCCGGGCATCCGGTTCGCCGTCGGCACGCTGCTGCGGGTCGGGATCGTTCTGCTCGGCGCGCGCCTCAGCGTCCAGGACGTGCTGACCACCGGGCTGGATGCGCTGGTCATCGTGGCGGCCGGGATGACCACGGCGCTGCTCTTCACCCTCGGCGCCGGGCGACTGCTGCGGTTGCCGCCGCGGCTATGCCTGCTGATCGGTGTCGGCACGGCAGTCTGCGGCAACACGGCCATCATCGCCACGGCTCCCACGATCGAAGCGAAGGAGCGCGACGTCTCCTTCGCCGTGGCGACGATCACCCTCTTCGGGACGCTCGCGGTGCTCCTCTACCCCGCCATCGGCCACCTTGCCGCCTTCTCCGACCATGCGTTCGGCTACTGGGCGGGCGCCGCGGTCAACGACACGTCGCAGGTGATCGCCACCGGGTTTGCCTACTCAGACGCGGCTGGTGAGGTGGCCACGGTGGTCAAGTTGACGCGGAACACGCTGATGGGCCCGCTGATCGTCGTCATCGGTGCCGTCTACGCGCACGTGGTGCGTGGAGCCGTCTCCGGCCGGAGGAACCGGTCAGGTGCCCGGCGGGCCATGGCGGTGGTGCCGCCCTTCGTGCTCGGCTTCCTCGGCGTGGCGCTCCTCAACAGCCTCGGGCTCATCCCGCCGCAGGCAGAGCAAGCGGCGAGCGAGGGCGCCAAGCTGCTCGTCCTCGCGGCGCTCACCGGCGTCGGGCTGAGCACCAACCTCGGTCAGATGCGCGCCGTCGGGCTGCGCCCCTTCTACCTGGGTCTGGCAGCCTCGACGCTGCTCAGCCTGCTCACTCTGGTGCTGATCGCGGTCCTGGTCGGGCTCTAG
- a CDS encoding LLM class flavin-dependent oxidoreductase: MTYEIQFCLGLTHHSWARAADPVAAVDATLRAIRVADAAGLDSVWLSEDPDGWDAVAVLAAAARETERIRLGTGVTNPYLRHPNLIAMSVATVDWLSGGRAFLGLGRGQAEWYSRALGVRTGRPPEVLAETIDLLRQWWRPPGRASSTGHFHVRDWARAIGPVQSHVPIYLAALGPRALRVAAERADGLLVADFASVPYLRRLIPTVRSWVAEAGRDPDSFRFYVRTGIVVTDDPEPVLERRKNQMALVNALPGMTRQIEVPGFDVPAIMARVREVMRTNEVLEAGGAFIDIRQVADFAAARRLIPTELVAAVSLVGPAAEIRARLRELAEIGVNGVFIAPPGERDAAEYAALIRDITP; encoded by the coding sequence ATGACGTATGAGATCCAGTTCTGCCTCGGTCTGACGCACCATTCATGGGCGCGGGCGGCCGACCCGGTGGCGGCCGTCGATGCGACCCTGCGGGCGATCCGCGTGGCGGATGCGGCCGGGCTCGACTCCGTCTGGTTGAGCGAGGATCCCGACGGTTGGGACGCCGTCGCCGTGCTCGCCGCCGCGGCGCGCGAGACCGAGCGCATCCGCCTCGGCACCGGGGTGACCAACCCCTACCTGCGTCACCCCAACCTGATCGCCATGTCGGTGGCCACGGTGGACTGGCTCTCCGGTGGGCGCGCTTTCCTCGGACTCGGCCGCGGCCAGGCCGAGTGGTACTCCCGCGCACTCGGCGTCCGCACCGGCCGCCCGCCCGAGGTCCTGGCCGAGACGATCGACCTGCTGCGCCAGTGGTGGCGCCCGCCCGGACGGGCCAGCTCCACCGGGCACTTCCACGTGCGCGACTGGGCGCGCGCGATCGGACCGGTGCAGTCCCACGTGCCGATCTACCTCGCCGCGCTCGGGCCGCGTGCCCTGCGGGTGGCGGCCGAGCGGGCCGACGGCCTGCTGGTGGCCGACTTCGCCTCCGTGCCCTACCTGCGGCGGCTGATCCCGACGGTCCGCTCCTGGGTCGCCGAGGCCGGCCGCGATCCGGATTCTTTCCGCTTCTACGTGCGGACTGGCATCGTCGTCACGGACGACCCGGAGCCGGTGCTGGAGCGGCGGAAGAATCAGATGGCACTGGTGAACGCGCTGCCGGGCATGACGCGCCAGATCGAGGTGCCGGGCTTCGACGTCCCGGCCATCATGGCCCGGGTCCGGGAGGTGATGCGCACCAACGAGGTGCTGGAAGCCGGCGGGGCCTTCATCGACATCCGCCAGGTGGCGGACTTCGCCGCGGCGCGCCGCCTGATCCCCACCGAGCTCGTCGCCGCCGTCAGCCTCGTCGGACCGGCGGCGGAGATCCGCGCGCGGCTGCGCGAACTGGCGGAGATCGGCGTCAACGGCGTCTTCATCGCCCCGCCGGGTGAGCGCGATGCCGCCGAGTACGCCGCCCTCATCCGCGACATCACTCCCTAG
- the thiO gene encoding glycine oxidase ThiO has translation MSGMGYEAVEVAIVGGGIIGCAIAYELARKGHRVAVVERGAIGGEASGASAGIIAPPSNKDTPAVRVELTARSLSAYPWLVAALQDETGFDVGYRQWGALLVASNENDHARLRALLSWQEDLGFDSEWVEPAELRHLEPALPEGLLGGMLANDAGSVNVRRLTRALAAAAARRGALVLEHTPALGVATSGDLATGVRLADGTLPAAQVVLAAGAWTARFGLELGQALPTVPVKGQMLALGGLLHPPRTIIGGAGGYLVPWTDGTVGVAATEEEAGFDTRVTPAGLRALVGLIEALAPGLLDGEVVATWAGLRPGTPDREPIVGLVPGYDNLWVASGHFRTGVQLAIGTAEVLVASLLSGAPDPLLAPLSPARFAQAV, from the coding sequence ATGAGCGGCATGGGCTACGAGGCGGTCGAGGTGGCGATCGTCGGCGGTGGGATCATCGGCTGCGCCATCGCCTATGAACTGGCGCGCAAGGGCCACCGCGTGGCCGTGGTCGAACGCGGGGCGATCGGCGGCGAAGCCAGCGGGGCCTCGGCCGGCATCATCGCACCACCCTCGAACAAGGACACGCCCGCCGTGCGCGTGGAGCTGACGGCGCGCAGCCTCTCGGCCTATCCCTGGCTGGTCGCCGCGCTCCAGGACGAGACGGGATTCGACGTCGGCTACCGCCAGTGGGGTGCGCTCCTGGTCGCCAGCAACGAGAACGACCATGCCCGCCTTCGCGCGCTCCTCTCCTGGCAAGAGGATCTGGGCTTCGACAGCGAGTGGGTGGAGCCCGCCGAGCTTCGGCACCTGGAGCCGGCACTGCCCGAGGGGTTGCTCGGCGGCATGCTCGCCAACGACGCCGGCAGCGTCAATGTCCGGCGCCTGACCCGCGCGCTCGCAGCGGCCGCCGCCCGCCGTGGGGCGCTCGTGCTGGAGCACACCCCTGCCCTGGGCGTCGCCACGAGCGGCGACCTCGCCACCGGCGTGCGCCTGGCGGACGGCACGCTCCCCGCCGCCCAGGTCGTGCTGGCCGCCGGCGCCTGGACCGCGCGCTTCGGCCTGGAGCTGGGCCAGGCGCTTCCCACGGTGCCGGTCAAAGGCCAGATGCTGGCGCTCGGCGGGCTTCTTCACCCGCCGCGCACCATCATCGGCGGGGCGGGCGGCTACCTTGTACCGTGGACCGATGGCACCGTCGGTGTCGCCGCGACCGAGGAGGAGGCCGGGTTCGACACCCGCGTGACCCCGGCCGGGCTGCGGGCGCTTGTGGGGCTGATCGAGGCGCTGGCGCCCGGACTGCTGGACGGCGAGGTGGTCGCCACCTGGGCCGGCCTGCGCCCCGGCACTCCCGACCGCGAGCCGATCGTCGGCCTGGTCCCCGGCTACGACAATCTCTGGGTCGCCAGCGGGCACTTCCGCACCGGCGTGCAACTCGCCATCGGCACCGCCGAGGTCCTGGTTGCTTCCCTCCTGTCCGGTGCTCCCGACCCGCTGCTCGCACCCCTCAGCCCCGCCCGCTTCGCGCAGGCAGTATGA
- a CDS encoding ArsR/SmtB family transcription factor — MGELILGRPALKLEFAVSVPLDLTSALSLVFRATDPRRFDRWLVEARERLDPEARHDLDTVLGSSGRLLYYVEELLMSFDPFTPEHLDADFDAYIAHLRSLPPWAYHSMMAQSLLRVYRDRGVTVAPPDTADRTAWRAFLEPGITRADLDEVVDLVLAPEQLKARTISLIERFWHDCYHDEYHRTLPEMRRALRQARSTTYPSVAVAFEELSGHRLPEEVQLALPHVERVTICPSYHLGNFAQFILYPPELILYFNCQRTSAATQPARGSKLSADLLPGLRALADGTRLRIIEMLQGGELYAQEIVGRLGISQSAVSRHLSMLEAADIVKVRPTNGMKYYAINAQRLRQIAEELEQIG, encoded by the coding sequence ATGGGGGAACTCATTCTGGGCCGGCCGGCGCTCAAGCTGGAATTCGCGGTGTCCGTGCCGCTCGATCTGACATCGGCGCTATCACTGGTTTTTCGGGCGACCGACCCGCGGCGGTTTGACCGCTGGCTCGTCGAAGCGCGAGAGCGACTGGATCCAGAAGCCCGGCACGATCTGGACACCGTGCTGGGGAGTTCAGGCCGGCTGCTGTACTACGTCGAAGAACTGTTGATGTCCTTCGACCCGTTCACGCCGGAGCATCTGGATGCCGACTTCGACGCGTATATCGCGCATCTGCGGAGTCTGCCGCCCTGGGCATACCATTCGATGATGGCACAGTCATTGCTTAGGGTGTATCGCGATCGTGGAGTTACGGTAGCACCTCCGGACACTGCTGACCGCACGGCCTGGAGGGCGTTTCTTGAACCAGGTATCACACGAGCCGACCTTGATGAGGTCGTCGACCTGGTTCTGGCACCTGAACAACTGAAAGCGCGTACAATTTCCTTGATCGAGCGTTTCTGGCATGACTGCTACCATGACGAGTATCATCGCACGCTGCCAGAAATGCGCCGGGCACTCCGGCAGGCCCGCTCGACGACCTATCCGAGTGTGGCGGTCGCCTTCGAAGAGCTGAGCGGCCACCGGCTGCCCGAAGAGGTGCAGCTCGCCCTGCCGCACGTCGAGCGCGTGACCATCTGCCCGTCGTACCATCTGGGGAACTTCGCGCAGTTCATCCTGTATCCGCCGGAGTTGATCCTCTACTTCAACTGCCAGCGGACCAGCGCCGCGACACAGCCGGCGCGGGGATCGAAGCTCTCGGCGGACTTGCTCCCCGGGCTCCGGGCTTTGGCCGACGGCACGCGCCTCCGCATCATTGAGATGCTGCAGGGCGGGGAGTTGTACGCGCAGGAGATCGTTGGTCGGCTTGGAATCAGCCAGTCTGCGGTGTCGCGACACCTGTCCATGCTGGAAGCCGCGGACATCGTCAAGGTACGGCCGACCAACGGCATGAAATACTACGCGATCAACGCTCAGCGTCTTCGGCAGATTGCCGAAGAACTCGAGCAGATCGGATGA
- a CDS encoding DUF6789 family protein, which produces MNPIVRGALAGTAATGFMSIAMAAGRATGLLGKPPPKHITERVEEEAGVRHKLSEPAFLSSWLLAHVGYGAGAGALFGLGRRLLPSSDITAGLLYGGLVWSVSYLGLMPGLKLYPWPDEDQPSRQGVMIAAHAVYGVALALIDRRLGGEEPRARMR; this is translated from the coding sequence ATGAACCCCATCGTGCGCGGCGCGCTGGCCGGAACGGCGGCGACCGGGTTTATGTCGATTGCCATGGCTGCCGGACGGGCGACCGGCCTGCTCGGGAAACCGCCACCGAAGCACATCACGGAGCGGGTGGAAGAGGAGGCGGGCGTCCGCCACAAGCTCTCCGAGCCGGCCTTCCTATCGAGCTGGCTGCTGGCTCACGTCGGGTACGGCGCGGGCGCCGGGGCACTCTTTGGCCTGGGGCGCCGCCTGCTGCCGTCGTCGGACATCACTGCCGGGCTGCTCTACGGGGGACTGGTCTGGAGCGTGAGCTACCTCGGGCTGATGCCCGGCCTGAAGCTCTACCCCTGGCCCGACGAGGATCAACCCTCGCGGCAAGGGGTGATGATCGCCGCCCACGCCGTCTACGGCGTCGCGCTGGCGCTGATCGACCGCCGGCTCGGCGGCGAGGAGCCACGTGCCCGCATGCGCTAG
- the hemE gene encoding uroporphyrinogen decarboxylase produces MEQEEPVADGITAADRFLRACRREPVDRTPVWFMRQAGRYMAEYRAIRARHTLLEICAQPDLAAEVTLQPIDRLGVDAAILFADILLPLVPMGIDLEFAAGEGPVIHNPVREAADVARLVVRDPEEATPAVLEAVRLIRRELDGRVPLIGFAGGPFTVASYLIEGGSSRHYRRTKEMMYRAPDVWDALMEKLADMTARYLAGQIRAGAQAVQLFDSWVGALSPLDYERRVLPYVQRIVAHVAPLGVPVIVFGTGTAGLLSLMATTGADVVGIDWRIALDDGWARVGHDRAVQGNLDPLVLFAPREEIERHVRDILARAGGRPGHIFNLGHGILPETPVDNVRYVVELVHELTGT; encoded by the coding sequence ATGGAGCAGGAGGAGCCTGTGGCCGACGGGATCACGGCCGCCGACCGTTTTCTGCGTGCCTGCCGGCGCGAGCCGGTGGACCGGACGCCGGTCTGGTTCATGCGGCAGGCCGGACGCTATATGGCCGAGTACCGCGCCATCCGTGCCCGCCACACCTTACTTGAAATCTGTGCCCAACCCGACCTCGCCGCCGAGGTGACGCTCCAGCCGATCGACCGGCTCGGGGTGGACGCCGCCATCCTCTTTGCCGACATCCTCCTCCCGCTGGTGCCGATGGGGATTGATCTGGAGTTCGCCGCCGGGGAGGGACCGGTGATCCACAACCCGGTGCGCGAGGCTGCCGATGTCGCCCGGCTGGTCGTGCGCGACCCGGAGGAGGCCACGCCCGCCGTGCTGGAGGCGGTCCGACTGATCCGGCGGGAATTGGACGGGCGGGTGCCGCTGATCGGCTTTGCTGGAGGCCCCTTCACCGTCGCCAGCTACCTGATCGAAGGGGGCAGTTCCCGCCACTACCGCCGCACCAAGGAGATGATGTACCGCGCGCCCGATGTGTGGGACGCGCTGATGGAGAAGCTGGCCGACATGACGGCCCGCTACCTAGCCGGGCAGATCAGGGCCGGGGCACAGGCCGTCCAGCTCTTCGACTCATGGGTCGGCGCGCTCAGCCCGCTCGACTACGAGCGGCGGGTACTCCCCTATGTGCAGCGCATCGTCGCCCACGTGGCGCCGCTCGGCGTCCCGGTGATCGTCTTCGGCACCGGCACCGCCGGGCTGCTGTCATTGATGGCGACCACCGGCGCCGACGTGGTCGGCATCGACTGGCGCATCGCGCTCGACGACGGCTGGGCACGCGTCGGGCACGACCGGGCGGTGCAGGGGAACCTGGATCCGCTGGTGCTCTTCGCGCCGCGGGAGGAGATCGAGCGCCATGTGCGGGACATCCTGGCCCGCGCCGGGGGACGCCCGGGCCACATATTCAACCTGGGTCACGGCATCCTGCCCGAGACGCCGGTCGACAACGTCCGCTATGTGGTCGAACTGGTGCACGAACTGACGGGGACATAG
- a CDS encoding HAD family hydrolase, translating to MTRAGVDGRAVLFDWDDTLCGAVPHRYETIARVLERLGERRTIVEVHDAWVRADDPVVDRIANGFWQRLQRELGLTGRDDAIEALIEAFAARERERRFEVYADVHAALDHLDAAGWRVGVVSNNVEAPERIREVGLDGRFAAVVTPRDVGGRGKPDPVIFHAALSRLRVSPGNCLYVGDTYAVDAVGARAAGLRPLLIDRLGIGAPGDCEVLATLAELPRWLPTG from the coding sequence GTGACGAGAGCAGGTGTGGACGGCCGAGCAGTCCTGTTCGACTGGGACGATACGCTTTGCGGCGCGGTGCCGCACCGCTACGAAACCATCGCCCGCGTGTTGGAGCGCCTGGGGGAGCGGCGCACGATTGTCGAGGTGCACGACGCCTGGGTTCGTGCCGATGACCCGGTGGTGGACCGGATCGCCAACGGCTTCTGGCAGCGACTCCAGCGCGAGCTGGGCCTGACGGGGCGCGACGATGCCATCGAGGCACTCATCGAGGCCTTCGCCGCGCGCGAGCGTGAGCGGCGGTTCGAAGTCTACGCCGACGTCCACGCCGCGCTCGACCACCTCGATGCCGCGGGCTGGCGCGTCGGGGTCGTCTCGAACAACGTCGAGGCGCCGGAGCGCATCCGCGAGGTCGGCCTGGACGGACGCTTCGCCGCGGTTGTGACGCCGCGGGATGTCGGCGGCCGGGGCAAGCCCGACCCGGTCATCTTCCACGCCGCGCTGAGCCGCCTGCGCGTCTCGCCGGGGAACTGCCTCTACGTGGGCGACACCTACGCGGTCGACGCGGTTGGCGCACGGGCCGCCGGGCTACGCCCGCTCCTGATCGACCGGCTCGGCATCGGCGCCCCTGGCGATTGCGAGGTGCTTGCCACGCTGGCAGAGCTCCCGCGCTGGCTGCCGACCGGCTGA